Part of the Streptomyces sp. HSG2 genome, GAACCGCCGTCCGCCGATCGTAGACGAGGAGTAACTCGGTGAGCCGGCCGCTCATCCTCACCTCGGCGCCGAGGTGGGCGAGTTCGGACAGGTACGACGTGGCGTCGCGGTCCCCCAGCAACCCGGGGGCCACCACGCCACGCATCCGCACACCTCGCCGCAGACAGCGCAACTCGATCGGCCGTGCGTGCGTCACGTACTCGGGGCTGCGTCGGTCGTCCGGCTTGACCGACAGGACCTCCTCACGGCTGAAGAAGGCCAGTTCGTCGATCCGCTCTCGGATCCTTGACAGATCGCCCAGCCGCTCGATACCCGCCCGGTCCGAGTCGTCACCCCTCCCACGGCGAGAGCCCTCCGACTCCAACGACGAGACGATGCCACGCGTGTCGGCCAGACCGCGCATCCGACCCAGCAGCCTCTCCAACTCCGCGTCGGCCAGCCTCGGGACGACGGCGGAGGGCTCGACCGCGTGCACCTGGCCGGTGCTCCTCCTCAACAGGCCGAGTGAGAGCAGCCGTTCGAGTGCCCGGCGCCCCACGTCAGGGGCCATGCCCAACTCGGCCCCGGCACCTTCTTCGGTGTCGGCCGGGTTGCGCAGGAAGTGTCGGTACACCTCCTCCTCCACCCGGGACAGACCGAGTACCTGCATGACGTGCCCCACCCGCGTGCCCCTTCCACTCGATCGCGGGCAGGTTACCCGGGGCGGGTTCCGTCGGACGACGGAGGGGTGATCCGTCGCGACACCCCTCCGACGTCACCCGTGCCCGCGGTGCCCGTGGCACGGACGCGTCGAACCGGTGGCGGATCCCACAGGGTCGGTACGCCCCGCGGCGAGGAAGGAGCGTCCTGGACGACCTTGCCGCGGGGCGAAACGCGAAACCGTCATCCCGCCGTCTGGACGACGGTGGACACGACCCCGTACGTGGCGTAGGTGGCCGCCGCGCCCGCGCCGGCGAAGGTCACCGCGGCGAACGCGTTGGCGGCCAAGCCGGTGAAGGTGACGCCGACCGGTTCCACGGGTCCCGGATGGAGGGATCCCGCTTGCGTCTCGTCCAACTCGTCATTGCACACGACGGCGATCTTGTGGTTAACGCGGTCGTTTGCGGACATGGTCGATGCCTCCTTGGGGAAGACGAATAATTCGTATCGGTTCAGGCTGGCCGGGTGTTCGGAGTCGGGCGACCCCCGACCGTGCCGTCCGGTGGGGGGAGTCTCGTTCCGCCGCAAGACGGACAACACGTGGCGCGGACCGGCCGTGCCGAGGAAGGCTCGGCGCCTCGTGGGCGCGGATCGGTCACTCGGAGGAGGGCGAAGTCCCCTGTTCGGTGGTCCGGCTCTGGCCGCCGAGCACCGGCGACCGGCCGACGCGCGCGACCGGCCCTGTACGCCAACATCGAGATGACCTGGGCTTCGTTTCGGGGTGCTCTCACCCGCCCGCCCACGGTACGGACCATGACGGACGGCGAGGGCGGCCCCTCGGGGCGCCCGAAAGGATCGAGGACATGAGGCAGCCAGAGACGTTCGACACCCAGGCGACACTCCGTGCCGGAACGGAGCTGCGCGAAGGCGATCAGGGCATGTTCACCCCGAGGGCATCACCCGTCCTCACAGTCACACCCGCGGCCTTCGCGATCACAGCGACCGTCGTCTACTTGGCGGTGCACGCGCTCGACAACCGGTGATCTCGTGCCGTCACCGGCGGCGTCGGACTCTCGGTTAGGCTTGATCGTCGACAGGACGCGGCGCCGAACCGCGGCGTGTGGCGGATGCGACCAAGAGGGGGCCGGGGCGATGGGCGTCGCACGGCGGGAGGCGGAGATCTTCGACGTCGACGGGACGCTCGTCGACGTCTCCGGGATTCGCCACCTGATCGACGGACCCGGGGGGTTCGCGGCTTTCCATCTCGCCGGTGCCTCGTGCCCGCCACACCCACATGTGGTGGAGGCGGCCAGGGAAGCTCACGCCGAGGGTCGCGCCGTTCTCGTCGTGTCCGGTCGGGAGCGCCGGTGGGAGCGGCTGACGTCCATGTGGCTCGCCCTGCACGAGGTACCTTCCGACGGGCTGTGGATGCGCCGACTCGGCGACTACCGGCCGGATTACGTGGTCAAGCGGGAGATTCTGGCCTCCCTTCGTCGGCGGTACGACGTCGTGCGGGCCTGGGACGACAATCCGAATGTCATCCGCCTGTGGAAGGAAGAAGGCATCCCCGTCGAGGTCGTTCCGGGCTGGACGGACGAGGCGTAGCCGACCGGGCGCCGATCCGCGTCTCGTGCTGCCCTGTCGCTCGCTTCGCGGGCCGGGTCGGGTCGAGTGCGTTTCCGGCGGGCTCTTCTGCCGTTTCGGCGCGCGACCGCCCGTTCGAGGTCGTGCGCTGGAGGCGCTTCCTTCGCCGGGCCCGTCCGACCGCGCGAGACGGGTGGCCGTGCCGCACCGCTCGTGACGTGTCGCGGGGGCGCGGTTCCGTTGGCCCCTCGACGAGACGAGCGCGTCCGCGGTGGCGGAGTGCCGGCTCCGTGGACGCTGTCGGTCCCCTGCCGTGTGGGGTGGATGGGGTGTGTGTGGTGGGGTGTTGAGGGGTTTGTGCTGGTGGAGGCTGGTAGGGGGTGGTGTGGGGGCGGGGTGTGCGCTGGTGGGGTGCGCTCGCTGGATCGGGTGAGTTGGCTGGTGGTCTGTTGTGTATCTCTTCCTACTGACGTCATATTTCGGGGGTGTTCTTCGGGCGGCGGGAAGGAATCGGGATGGCGGGGACTGGTTCGGTGGTGAGTTTCGAGGACGTGCTGAATCAGGCAGTGCGAGGGGAGGGCGTGGAAGGGGATTGGAAGGCGGAGTCCGACGATGTGTGGTGCCGTGTCGGACACCGATCGGGGGTATGGCGGAAACAGGGATGGAAACTGCACGTCTCGGCGACGGCAGGGTCGGCCGCGCAGGTGCTGTCCAATTCCCTGAAAGTCCTCCTCCACGAGGAATCCGGTTTCAAGTTCGTGGCCCGCCCCGAGGAAGTCGCGGCCCTCAACACCCGGGCGACCCCACGCGGAAACGCGGCGAAGTTCATCACCGTCTACCCGGTCGACGACACCGCCGCCGTCAGGATCGCCCGCGACCTCCACGACGCCACGAAGGGACTGCCCGGCCCGAGAATCCTCTCGGACCGACCGTACGCACCCGACAGCCTCGTCCACTACCGCTACGGCGCCTTCGCCGCCCGCCGAAACCTGTCCGACAAAGGACTCCTGGTGTGGTGCTACGAAGACCCCGACGGAAACCTCGTCGAGGACAAACGCTCCGGCGAATACCACCAGCCCACCTGGGTCACATGCCCCTTCCCCTCACACGTCCCCGTCACCACACGCTCCAGGAAGGACACCGCAAAACCCGTCCTCCTCGACGACCGCTTCGCCGTACGCGAAGCCATCCGCCACACCAACAAAGGCGGCGTCTACCGCGCGACCGAAGTCGCCACCGGCACCCCCGTCGTCATCAAGGAAGCCCGCCCCCACGTCGAGAGCGACACCCACGGCAAAGACGTACGCGACTGGACACGCGCCGAGGCCACGACCCTGGAACGCCTACGACACACCGGCCTCACCCCACGCCCCCTGGGCCTGTTCGAAACAGCCGGCCACCTCTTCCTCGCACAAGAGGAAATCCCCGGAATCCCCCTGCGCAACTGGGTCGCCGACCGATTCCGCGACATCGGCCGACGCCGCTACCTCACCGAGGCCACCCACCTCATCGGCCCACTCCTCGACCTGGTCGCCACCGCCCACGCACAAGGCTGCGTCCTCAGAGACTTCACCCCGAGCAACGTCATGGTCCCCCCCGAGGGCCCACCACGACTGATCGACCTCGAACTCGCCGCCTGGCAGGACCAGGCACCACCCCCCACCCGCGTGGGCAC contains:
- a CDS encoding helix-turn-helix transcriptional regulator → MGHVMQVLGLSRVEEEVYRHFLRNPADTEEGAGAELGMAPDVGRRALERLLSLGLLRRSTGQVHAVEPSAVVPRLADAELERLLGRMRGLADTRGIVSSLESEGSRRGRGDDSDRAGIERLGDLSRIRERIDELAFFSREEVLSVKPDDRRSPEYVTHARPIELRCLRRGVRMRGVVAPGLLGDRDATSYLSELAHLGAEVRMSGRLTELLLVYDRRTAVLPADTRDLSRGVLVTREQAVVDNAVKLFERLWEGADRFPVGEGAPVPTASQRLVLHTMCTVPKDEVGARRLGVSLRTYRRHVAEVVALLGADNRVQAALAARDRGWVPAHADTTIASDRPRG